A single window of Sphingobium sp. SCG-1 DNA harbors:
- a CDS encoding cytochrome P450, producing MSQTVVDRIPDHIARAVVDPHAFAEWDGIHTMLAELRRDHPFARADLDGYETFWIASRYEDIQAIAKRNDLFLSGVAQIMPLADVVLEHSIGFQALSRGVVTMNAPEHMKYRLLTQNWFQPKSIRGFETRFRQIARRYVDHMASLGGECDFFKEIAVHYPLMVINSILGIPDEAEPLMMRLTQNLVNIDDPELTGEPVPKTPEERAARTRAVAEEAWDYFKQVAAERRANPTDDVASVIANARIGGQPISDIDTLGYYVTVATAGHDTTAASVAAAIWALAERPEQLAKVQADPSLIPNLVDEAVRWTTPIYHFVRTAAEDTEFGGQHIAKGDRIVLMYLSGNRDEDVFDDPFEFRVDRPVNRQIGFGYGVHLCLGQHLARMEMGILFEELLPRLKSLELAGTPTRKITNFLGGPKSVPIRYEMA from the coding sequence ATGTCGCAGACGGTCGTTGACCGGATACCAGATCACATCGCGCGCGCGGTTGTTGATCCTCACGCCTTCGCGGAATGGGATGGCATTCACACGATGCTGGCCGAGCTGAGGCGCGACCATCCTTTCGCGCGTGCGGATCTGGATGGATACGAGACGTTCTGGATAGCATCCAGATATGAGGATATTCAGGCGATCGCCAAACGTAACGACCTGTTCCTGAGCGGTGTCGCCCAGATAATGCCGTTAGCCGACGTCGTACTGGAACACTCGATCGGCTTCCAGGCGCTGAGCCGCGGCGTGGTGACGATGAATGCACCGGAACATATGAAATATCGGCTACTGACCCAAAACTGGTTTCAGCCAAAGTCGATCCGCGGGTTTGAGACACGTTTCCGTCAGATTGCCCGACGCTATGTCGATCATATGGCAAGCCTAGGCGGCGAATGCGATTTCTTCAAGGAAATCGCTGTCCATTACCCGTTGATGGTCATCAATTCCATCCTGGGAATTCCGGATGAGGCGGAACCGCTGATGATGCGCCTCACACAGAATCTCGTGAACATCGACGATCCCGAGTTGACCGGGGAGCCGGTTCCCAAGACCCCAGAGGAACGCGCGGCACGGACCCGCGCTGTAGCCGAGGAAGCTTGGGACTATTTTAAGCAGGTTGCGGCGGAGCGACGGGCCAATCCCACCGACGACGTTGCGTCAGTCATTGCCAACGCGCGCATCGGCGGCCAGCCGATTTCCGATATTGACACACTGGGCTACTATGTCACCGTCGCGACGGCAGGACACGATACGACCGCCGCTTCTGTCGCAGCCGCGATCTGGGCACTTGCCGAACGACCGGAGCAGCTCGCGAAGGTGCAGGCCGACCCATCGCTGATCCCGAACTTGGTCGACGAAGCCGTGCGCTGGACTACCCCGATATATCATTTTGTGCGAACGGCGGCGGAAGACACTGAATTCGGCGGCCAGCATATCGCAAAGGGGGACCGTATCGTCCTCATGTATTTGTCGGGCAACCGCGACGAGGATGTGTTTGACGATCCGTTCGAATTCCGGGTCGACCGCCCGGTCAACCGGCAGATCGGCTTCGGCTATGGTGTCCATCTGTGCCTCGGTCAACATCTGGCGCGGATGGAAATGGGCATTTTGTTCGAGGAGTTGCTGCCTCGCCTCAAATCGCTGGAATTAGCCGGCACGCCCACCCGCAAGATCACCAATTTCCTGGGTGGACCCAAGTCGGTCCCCATCCGCTATGAAATGGCATGA
- a CDS encoding cytochrome P450, translating to MNGLFSPKAVAKMQDMVRQQAQMLIDNVLSEGRCDFVADVAQYYPSEIFLKLLGIPLDQCGTFMDWVDSAIRSADPAIAREASVRVADFIAQTLAERKKAPGDDILSHLLLQNYDGRPLEQEELVGISVLLFIGGLDTVVALLSFVMLYLAEHPGHQRELVDNPELIPDALEEMIRRFSISAIFRYVAEDTCFSNIEFKKGDRVLIQHFLYGIDDREIDNPLEVDFHRPVSRHTAFGAGPHRCLGSHLARLELRVFLAEWLQRIPEFSLATGTNLSFRGGKVIQPVTLPLTWACS from the coding sequence TTGAACGGCCTGTTCTCGCCCAAGGCTGTTGCCAAAATGCAGGATATGGTTCGTCAGCAGGCTCAAATGCTGATCGACAATGTGTTGTCGGAGGGACGATGCGATTTTGTAGCCGATGTCGCGCAATATTATCCGTCTGAAATTTTTCTTAAGCTTCTCGGAATTCCACTGGATCAGTGCGGCACCTTCATGGACTGGGTCGACAGCGCCATCCGGTCGGCAGATCCCGCGATTGCCCGGGAAGCGTCGGTGCGGGTCGCCGACTTCATTGCTCAAACGCTTGCCGAACGCAAAAAGGCGCCTGGAGACGACATTCTCAGCCATCTACTCCTGCAGAACTATGACGGTCGGCCGTTAGAGCAGGAAGAGCTTGTCGGCATATCCGTGCTTCTGTTTATCGGCGGACTGGACACGGTCGTCGCCCTGTTGTCCTTCGTAATGCTTTATCTTGCGGAGCATCCTGGTCATCAGCGGGAACTTGTCGACAATCCCGAACTAATACCTGACGCGCTGGAAGAGATGATCCGCCGTTTCTCGATCTCCGCGATTTTCCGTTATGTAGCAGAGGATACCTGCTTTTCTAATATCGAGTTCAAGAAAGGCGACCGGGTTCTTATCCAACATTTCCTATATGGCATTGACGATAGGGAGATCGACAACCCGTTAGAAGTCGATTTCCATCGCCCTGTAAGCCGCCACACCGCGTTTGGCGCCGGTCCCCACCGTTGCCTTGGATCTCATCTCGCTCGCTTGGAACTACGGGTGTTTCTGGCCGAGTGGCTGCAACGAATTCCGGAGTTCTCTCTCGCGACCGGGACCAATCTCTCTTTTCGTGGCGGAAAAGTCATTCAGCCAGTGACGCTGCCTCTTACATGGGCCTGCTCCTGA
- a CDS encoding ferredoxin, with translation MIIKVDQSVCVGHGVCAIKAPKLYELDDEGFSIANGTVVPAGQDENARRGAAVCPERAIALVDNGNG, from the coding sequence ATGATAATCAAGGTCGATCAGTCTGTTTGTGTCGGTCATGGAGTGTGTGCCATCAAGGCTCCAAAGCTATATGAGCTTGATGACGAAGGTTTCTCCATTGCCAACGGCACCGTTGTTCCGGCAGGCCAGGACGAGAACGCAAGGCGCGGCGCGGCGGTGTGCCCTGAGCGCGCCATCGCCCTCGTTGACAATGGCAACGGCTAG
- a CDS encoding cytochrome P450: MLIGHSGMRVPGTGGDRSIPSYVPPELVFEPDYEAPNTLVDPFSVTAGIYDDLPPVFYWPRPLPGRYDGTWVVTRYSDIREVYQNDALYSSRNAANFQATVGETFQMLPQAMDAPAHAKYRALLNPWFSPKAVTALEPYARQVIEDLIDSFIDKGICDAAYDFGRLYPVRVFLHHMGLPQDKFEDFLEWEYAILHDRHDIERIRWGARSAIDYLRSFAAGVRQKPDQHLTSAIVHGQINGRSTTDDEIIGMMFQLWMAGLDTVAGTSSLIFRRLALDIDMQQMLRENPDRIPNAIEEFVRMQPLVNSSRQVKEDHEIRGIKIKAGDHVLAYNLAGNFDPEAFANPREALFDRSSNRHFSFAGGRHFCLGAFLARRELAIAVTAFLRRVPTFRMKPNADMTAYPGLVAAPRVPVIWDLPTPP; the protein is encoded by the coding sequence ATGCTAATCGGACATAGCGGGATGCGCGTTCCCGGCACTGGTGGCGATCGGTCGATTCCCTCATATGTGCCACCGGAACTGGTGTTTGAGCCGGACTACGAGGCGCCAAACACGCTTGTCGATCCCTTTAGCGTGACGGCGGGCATCTATGATGATCTGCCCCCGGTGTTCTACTGGCCACGTCCGCTGCCCGGACGTTATGACGGTACGTGGGTGGTGACGCGGTACAGCGATATTCGGGAGGTTTATCAGAACGACGCCCTTTATTCATCACGCAACGCCGCTAACTTCCAGGCTACCGTGGGCGAGACCTTCCAGATGCTCCCGCAGGCAATGGACGCACCTGCGCACGCCAAATATAGGGCCCTTCTGAACCCTTGGTTCTCACCCAAGGCAGTCACCGCACTTGAACCCTATGCCCGGCAGGTCATCGAAGACCTCATCGATTCCTTCATCGATAAAGGGATATGCGACGCGGCCTATGATTTCGGTCGGCTTTATCCGGTGCGTGTTTTCTTGCACCATATGGGCCTGCCACAGGACAAGTTCGAGGATTTCCTCGAATGGGAATATGCGATCCTGCATGACAGGCACGATATTGAAAGGATCCGCTGGGGTGCCCGAAGCGCGATCGACTATCTTCGTAGTTTCGCGGCAGGGGTGCGGCAAAAGCCGGATCAGCATCTCACCAGCGCAATCGTTCACGGTCAGATAAATGGGCGATCGACGACCGACGACGAGATAATTGGAATGATGTTTCAGTTATGGATGGCTGGACTGGATACCGTTGCAGGCACGTCCTCGCTGATTTTCCGCCGGCTCGCTCTGGATATCGACATGCAGCAAATGCTGCGCGAGAATCCCGACAGGATTCCTAATGCCATCGAAGAATTCGTGCGCATGCAGCCGCTGGTGAATTCCAGCCGACAAGTGAAGGAAGATCATGAGATAAGGGGAATCAAAATCAAGGCCGGTGATCACGTATTGGCGTACAATCTTGCGGGCAATTTTGACCCTGAAGCGTTCGCCAATCCGCGTGAAGCGCTTTTCGACCGGTCGTCCAACAGGCATTTCAGCTTTGCAGGCGGTCGTCATTTCTGTCTTGGCGCTTTCCTCGCGCGCCGCGAATTGGCCATCGCGGTAACTGCGTTTCTTCGCCGCGTACCAACCTTCCGTATGAAGCCCAACGCGGACATGACAGCCTATCCGGGACTGGTCGCCGCCCCCAGAGTGCCAGTAATATGGGATCTGCCGACACCGCCGTAA
- a CDS encoding SDR family NAD(P)-dependent oxidoreductase, whose product MAAQYDIDKDRLAGKAVIVTGAGRGLGEAFARHAAACGAHVIVNDVDLSEAQKVVEAIKADGGSAVASGHSVADPTAARELAELCIDRFGKIDGLINNAAVFYIAAINEERIAEAERLVGVNLLGAMHCAAAVAPHMLAARRGSIINLASSAAFGLAGRGAYGATKAALISLTYSWALELKAYGVRVNALSPRASTRMNSSTPGMGDVRDIAPVATFLLSDLSDQITGQCVRASGLDLAWTLPTQYAPLIRRDTPGTQGVADALAKAEPGLQPFGFVA is encoded by the coding sequence ATGGCAGCCCAATACGACATCGATAAAGACCGGCTGGCTGGCAAAGCCGTTATCGTCACCGGTGCGGGCCGGGGGCTCGGAGAGGCATTTGCTCGTCATGCGGCTGCCTGCGGTGCGCATGTCATCGTCAATGACGTAGATCTGTCCGAGGCCCAAAAGGTGGTTGAGGCCATCAAGGCAGATGGAGGATCAGCAGTCGCGAGCGGCCATTCAGTCGCCGATCCAACCGCTGCACGCGAACTGGCGGAACTGTGCATAGACCGGTTCGGGAAAATCGATGGCCTCATCAACAATGCTGCGGTCTTCTACATAGCGGCAATTAATGAGGAGCGGATCGCGGAGGCAGAGCGGCTGGTTGGCGTCAATCTTTTGGGAGCCATGCACTGCGCTGCAGCGGTTGCTCCGCATATGCTTGCGGCTCGACGGGGATCAATCATCAATCTTGCGTCGAGCGCAGCCTTTGGTCTGGCAGGACGCGGCGCCTATGGCGCGACGAAGGCGGCCCTCATTTCCCTTACATATAGCTGGGCATTGGAACTGAAAGCCTATGGTGTTCGGGTCAATGCCTTGTCACCCCGAGCCTCGACGCGCATGAACAGCAGTACGCCCGGCATGGGCGACGTTCGAGACATAGCTCCGGTGGCGACATTCCTCTTGAGCGATCTGTCTGATCAGATCACGGGGCAGTGCGTCCGCGCCAGCGGACTTGATCTGGCATGGACACTGCCGACCCAATACGCGCCGCTAATCCGGCGAGATACTCCCGGCACACAGGGCGTTGCGGACGCGCTGGCTAAGGCCGAGCCGGGGCTCCAGCCATTTGGTTTTGTTGCCTGA
- a CDS encoding SDR family oxidoreductase, with translation MNDIRRKNVKNLPVAVIIGATSKWQADGPNTKLAHGSAVDDSDVPVSIRWGIGGAIAQKFAAEGYFVVMTTRTAANAEGLAAAVEAQGGACMIVELDVTSQDSIKEAFQLIRKEGGDPDVLVYNAGYLEGRTLPKEMELLEHFPIEMFDTALQIAARGPFLVAKEVLPAMRERQSGSIFFSNNTECLRGRKRGTGGSLYYPRVMMRNLAQALTEEYSEFGVHVVNLVIDGGIDSPGVRAMPTGGSKGTPAVLAGGLSLIDPMKIAEAVHYLHGQHPSCWSHEIQLTPFDRKPAY, from the coding sequence ATGAATGACATAAGAAGGAAGAATGTAAAGAACCTCCCTGTCGCTGTTATCATAGGCGCGACATCGAAATGGCAGGCTGACGGCCCAAATACGAAACTGGCGCACGGATCGGCTGTGGACGACAGCGATGTGCCCGTCAGTATTCGCTGGGGCATAGGCGGGGCGATCGCTCAGAAGTTCGCGGCGGAGGGCTATTTTGTCGTCATGACTACGCGCACGGCCGCCAATGCGGAAGGTCTTGCTGCAGCAGTGGAGGCGCAGGGCGGTGCATGCATGATTGTCGAACTGGATGTGACATCGCAGGATTCGATCAAGGAGGCCTTCCAGCTCATACGTAAGGAAGGCGGGGATCCGGATGTCCTGGTCTACAACGCCGGTTATCTGGAAGGCCGCACCTTACCCAAGGAGATGGAGCTGCTGGAACATTTTCCCATCGAAATGTTCGATACCGCGCTCCAGATCGCGGCGCGGGGGCCATTCCTGGTTGCCAAGGAAGTGCTGCCGGCAATGCGTGAGCGGCAAAGCGGATCAATCTTCTTCTCGAACAATACCGAATGCTTGCGCGGGCGGAAGCGCGGTACGGGCGGCTCGCTTTATTATCCGCGGGTCATGATGCGCAATCTGGCGCAGGCGCTGACAGAGGAATATTCGGAATTTGGCGTTCATGTTGTCAATCTTGTCATCGATGGTGGCATTGATTCACCCGGGGTTCGGGCGATGCCCACAGGCGGGAGCAAAGGCACGCCGGCCGTACTCGCGGGCGGGCTGTCCCTTATCGACCCCATGAAGATCGCGGAGGCGGTGCATTATCTGCACGGCCAGCATCCATCTTGCTGGAGCCATGAGATTCAGCTCACGCCCTTCGATCGCAAGCCGGCATATTAA
- a CDS encoding flavin-containing monooxygenase has translation MDDSAPGVSTIDNFDADVLAKKYQEEREKRLRAEGAQQYRVIDAGLDAFLDDPYAKAEPSRAPRHDEVEVAIVGGGFGGLLTAARLRNAGIDDLLMIDRASDFGGTWYWNRYPGVACDIEAYIYIPLLEELGSLPSQKYAPGGEILGYAQQIARRYELYERALFQTTVTGMVWNNGAARWEISTNRGDTIHARFVCMSPGPFPWPKLPGIEGIKSFKGKAFHTCRWDYDYTGGAPGHPLLDRLGDKTVGVIGTGATALQCIPPLGRSAKQLYVFQRTPATVGVRGNQPTDPDFAASLKPGWQKERMDNFNATIAGEAVATDMVNDCWSQSLARLNSLAADDPETREKRQIADFRTMEDLRARVEAIVEDSATAASLKPWYNLLCKRPGFHDEYLQTFNLPNVTLVDTDGQGVDRVIEDGVIANGKEYKLDCLIYATGFEFLTDIDHRLGFDIIGRGGRHISELWRNGFSSLFGLHMRDFPNCFILGNAQQAITPNFTYLFNELSQHIAFLVSHAQARGIRTMEPTPEAEKAWVDRVMSFAETRRRFQRDCTPSYLNNEGQLDDQTIRNGFFAGGATAYNNALAEWRMDGSWPGLELT, from the coding sequence ATGGACGATTCAGCACCTGGCGTCTCAACAATCGACAATTTCGATGCAGACGTGCTTGCCAAAAAATATCAGGAAGAGCGCGAGAAGCGTCTGCGGGCTGAGGGCGCGCAGCAATATCGCGTAATCGATGCCGGTCTCGACGCGTTTTTGGACGATCCTTATGCCAAAGCCGAACCTTCGCGCGCGCCTCGCCACGATGAGGTCGAGGTAGCGATAGTGGGTGGTGGGTTCGGCGGACTCCTTACCGCCGCGCGGCTTCGCAATGCCGGGATTGACGATCTGCTGATGATCGATCGGGCCAGCGACTTCGGTGGCACATGGTATTGGAACCGCTACCCTGGCGTGGCCTGCGACATCGAAGCCTATATATATATCCCTCTTCTGGAAGAGCTTGGGAGCCTTCCCAGCCAGAAGTATGCGCCGGGCGGAGAGATACTGGGCTATGCCCAGCAGATCGCGAGACGCTATGAACTGTATGAACGGGCCCTGTTCCAGACGACCGTGACCGGCATGGTCTGGAACAACGGGGCCGCGCGTTGGGAGATTTCTACCAATCGCGGCGATACGATCCACGCCCGCTTTGTCTGCATGTCACCCGGACCCTTTCCATGGCCTAAGCTGCCTGGGATCGAGGGTATCAAGTCCTTCAAGGGTAAGGCGTTCCATACCTGCCGCTGGGATTACGATTATACTGGCGGTGCACCGGGACACCCCCTCCTGGATCGGCTGGGCGACAAGACGGTGGGCGTCATCGGTACAGGCGCCACAGCATTGCAGTGCATCCCTCCCCTGGGCCGTAGCGCGAAGCAACTTTATGTTTTTCAAAGAACTCCGGCAACTGTCGGCGTCCGTGGAAACCAGCCCACGGATCCGGATTTCGCCGCAAGCCTGAAGCCTGGCTGGCAGAAGGAGCGGATGGATAATTTTAATGCCACTATCGCGGGCGAAGCCGTGGCGACTGACATGGTGAACGACTGCTGGAGCCAGTCGCTGGCGCGCCTCAATAGCCTGGCGGCCGACGATCCCGAAACACGCGAAAAACGGCAAATCGCCGACTTTCGTACAATGGAGGATCTACGCGCACGTGTGGAAGCCATCGTGGAAGATTCCGCAACGGCGGCGTCGCTCAAGCCTTGGTACAATCTGCTGTGCAAGCGGCCAGGCTTCCACGATGAATATCTGCAAACCTTCAACCTTCCCAACGTCACTCTTGTGGATACCGACGGGCAAGGGGTCGATCGGGTGATAGAGGATGGTGTGATCGCCAATGGGAAGGAATATAAGCTCGACTGCCTAATTTACGCAACTGGCTTTGAGTTCCTGACCGACATCGATCACCGGCTAGGCTTCGACATCATAGGTCGGGGCGGCCGACACATATCGGAACTTTGGCGAAACGGATTCAGCTCCTTATTCGGGCTGCACATGCGCGACTTTCCCAATTGCTTTATTCTGGGCAATGCACAGCAAGCTATCACGCCTAACTTCACCTACCTCTTCAACGAACTGAGCCAGCACATAGCGTTTCTTGTCTCGCACGCGCAGGCGCGCGGCATCCGAACGATGGAACCAACGCCAGAGGCGGAAAAAGCATGGGTCGACCGGGTCATGTCGTTCGCTGAGACCCGCCGTCGCTTCCAAAGGGATTGTACGCCAAGCTACCTCAATAACGAGGGACAGCTCGACGACCAGACCATTCGAAACGGATTTTTTGCGGGCGGAGCCACTGCCTACAACAACGCGCTCGCCGAATGGCGAATGGATGGATCATGGCCCGGATTGGAATTAACCTAG
- a CDS encoding TonB-dependent receptor, whose product MNISVRLRRLLMASACTGILIHAPAAFAQTAPSAASPQAPEAEPQAAEQGLGDIIVTAQKRSENIRDVPISITALSSDTLTRSGVTNSMQLTSVVPGLKMDRVGPATIPAIRGVSTFVTQPGTDPNVATYVDNIYMSSGAALSLDLPDVSRIDVLKGPQGTLFGRNATGGAIQIFTKDPQMQDLGGDFSASYGRFDDLILKGFLTGPIIEDTLAVGVSGYYERADSYYNNLVPGVRLNKIKNHAFRAKILFTPTDTTRVLISGFTGKHSDASAELWFPLNGITLAKAFPGAVIPTKAYDVATNVPIPETSKTDNASIQISQETSVGDIDLRASYFRATTKETTPAFAGAPPAPFTGVNYYLTTRDKSKSVELNFASRKFGGFSFIAGANYYYNRNVWDPNKIVTDLPGSASAVTLTGGQRTNAYAFYGEATYQLTDALSVIGGLRYSHEKRDLIGSFVSGAVDDAPFYDWGSRTFNSLTQRASVRYEASANTNLYFTYSTGFKSGNFDTTTIPFGQTPAQCAAANAATPGSCAAPISVKPEKITAFEVGVKSAPSSWLHVDAALFAYRLTDIQILLFTNRCLNAPCPPNATTSLGQLSNAAVAKMYGAEVNVDAQVTNELRLTAGISLLDASFSSYENASWNLPNASGTGQVLTPAASATGKQLPRAPKATMNVSATYTKELDVGKLSFSANGYASERVYYDVGNVYSQKPYATLGLSASFSPADLEGLTVTLWGENVTDTKRILGNFLNSTCACVSYAPPATYGVRVGYTF is encoded by the coding sequence ATGAACATTTCCGTAAGGCTGCGACGCCTGCTGATGGCGAGTGCTTGCACTGGTATCTTAATCCACGCTCCGGCGGCGTTTGCGCAAACCGCGCCGAGTGCCGCTTCTCCACAAGCACCCGAAGCCGAACCACAAGCTGCGGAGCAAGGCTTGGGCGATATAATCGTGACCGCGCAGAAGCGATCGGAAAATATCCGCGACGTGCCGATCAGCATAACCGCGCTATCGTCCGACACACTGACGCGGTCTGGCGTTACCAATAGCATGCAACTCACCTCGGTCGTGCCAGGTCTGAAGATGGACCGAGTTGGGCCTGCGACCATTCCCGCCATTCGCGGCGTTTCCACATTCGTCACCCAGCCCGGTACTGATCCGAACGTGGCAACTTATGTGGACAATATCTATATGTCGAGCGGCGCCGCGCTTTCGCTCGACCTGCCTGATGTGAGCCGTATCGACGTACTGAAAGGCCCGCAAGGTACGCTTTTCGGTCGTAACGCTACGGGCGGCGCCATTCAGATCTTTACCAAAGATCCGCAGATGCAGGATCTGGGCGGTGATTTCAGTGCGAGCTACGGGCGCTTCGACGATTTAATTCTGAAGGGCTTTCTCACTGGCCCTATTATTGAAGATACACTAGCCGTAGGTGTCTCGGGCTACTACGAGCGCGCCGATAGCTACTATAACAATCTCGTTCCCGGCGTTCGTCTCAACAAGATCAAGAATCACGCCTTCCGCGCCAAGATTTTGTTTACCCCAACCGACACCACACGGGTCTTGATCTCAGGTTTCACCGGCAAGCATTCCGATGCCTCCGCTGAGCTATGGTTCCCGCTCAATGGGATAACCTTAGCCAAGGCCTTCCCTGGTGCGGTCATTCCGACCAAGGCGTATGATGTCGCGACGAATGTCCCAATCCCGGAGACTTCAAAGACAGACAATGCGAGCATCCAGATCAGCCAGGAGACGTCGGTCGGCGATATCGATCTTCGCGCATCCTATTTTCGCGCGACGACCAAGGAAACGACGCCTGCATTCGCGGGTGCTCCGCCAGCACCGTTTACTGGCGTAAATTATTACTTGACTACCCGTGACAAATCGAAATCCGTTGAACTCAATTTTGCATCGCGGAAATTTGGCGGATTCAGTTTCATCGCAGGCGCGAATTATTACTATAACCGCAACGTCTGGGATCCCAACAAAATTGTTACGGATCTCCCAGGCTCTGCATCTGCTGTGACGTTGACGGGTGGGCAACGCACAAATGCCTATGCATTCTATGGCGAGGCTACCTATCAGTTGACCGATGCACTCAGCGTCATAGGCGGGCTTCGCTACAGTCATGAGAAACGAGACCTGATTGGGTCTTTTGTTTCAGGCGCAGTGGACGATGCACCCTTCTACGACTGGGGCAGCCGCACGTTCAACAGCCTGACCCAGCGCGCTTCGGTACGCTATGAGGCCTCCGCAAATACCAACCTCTATTTTACTTACAGCACTGGCTTTAAAAGCGGCAACTTCGACACGACGACTATACCGTTCGGGCAAACGCCGGCTCAGTGCGCGGCAGCCAATGCTGCAACGCCTGGATCTTGTGCGGCACCGATTTCGGTCAAGCCTGAGAAGATCACGGCCTTTGAAGTGGGCGTGAAATCTGCACCAAGCTCGTGGTTACACGTGGATGCGGCGCTCTTCGCCTATCGTCTGACCGACATCCAAATTTTGCTGTTTACCAACCGCTGCCTGAACGCCCCCTGCCCTCCCAATGCCACAACCAGCCTTGGTCAGTTGTCCAATGCGGCCGTGGCCAAGATGTACGGTGCAGAGGTCAATGTGGACGCCCAGGTTACAAACGAACTGCGTCTGACGGCCGGCATATCCCTGCTTGATGCGTCATTCTCCAGCTATGAAAACGCATCATGGAACCTTCCGAACGCCTCGGGAACAGGCCAGGTTCTGACGCCAGCCGCGTCTGCGACCGGTAAGCAGCTTCCCCGCGCGCCGAAGGCGACGATGAACGTGTCAGCGACATACACAAAGGAACTGGACGTCGGAAAACTTTCCTTCTCCGCGAATGGATATGCCTCCGAGCGCGTTTATTATGATGTCGGGAATGTTTATTCACAAAAGCCGTATGCCACCCTTGGCCTGAGCGCATCTTTCTCGCCAGCCGATCTTGAAGGCTTGACGGTGACACTCTGGGGTGAGAACGTTACCGATACCAAACGTATTCTTGGCAACTTCCTCAATTCGACTTGTGCCTGCGTTTCCTATGCACCGCCAGCTACTTACGGCGTCCGGGTAGGATATACTTTCTAA